From the genome of Oncorhynchus masou masou isolate Uvic2021 chromosome 15, UVic_Omas_1.1, whole genome shotgun sequence:
CACTGAGAATTATTAGTACCACTTAaaaggtatatatacagtggggcaaaaaagtatttagtcagccaccaattgtgcaagttctcccacttaaaaagatgagaggcctgtaattttcatcacttcaactatgacagataaaatgagaaaATAATTCCAGAAAATCGCATTGTAAGACctttaatgattttatttgcagattatggtggaaaaaagtatttgggcacctacaaacaagcaagatttctggctctcacagacctgtaactttttctccactcgttacctgtattaacggcacctgtttgaacttgttatcagtatagaagacacctgtccacaacctcaaacagtcacactccacgatggccaagaccaaagatctatcaaaggacaccagaaacaaaattgtagagtTGCactaggctgggaagactgaatctgcaataggtaagcagctaggtttgaagaaatcaactgtgggagcaattattaggaaatggaagacatacaagaccactgataatctccctcaatctggggctccacgcaagatctcaccctgtggggtcaaaataatcacaagaacggtgagcaaaaatcccagaaccacacagggggacctagtgaatgacctgcagagagctgagaccaaagtaacaaagcctactatcagtaacacactacgctgtctttggagggagttgaaagtccgtgttgcccagcaacagccccaaaacatcactgctccagaggagatctgcatggaggaatgggccaaaataccagcaacagtgagtgaaaaccttgtgaagacatacagaaaacgtttgaactCTGTCATTggcaacaaagggtatataacaaagtactgagataaacttttgttattgaccaaatacttattttccaccataatttgcaaattaattaataaaaaatcctacaatgtgattttctggggggaaaaaaatctaattttgtctgtcatagttgaagtgtacctatgatgaaaattacaggcctctctgatctttttaagtgggagaacttgcacaattggtggctgactaaatacttttttgccccactgtatatgactaAGCTATAGAAATTATTAGTTTTTATTTCTTGCCCACCGGCACCCTGCCTCGTTCAGTGGACTAAACTATTATCCATTAAAAGTATTGCTTGTTTTTTGTCTCTTTTTCCATTTTGTCTTTTTTTCTTATTTCTCCTCCAATCGTATTAAGACATACAAGTGTTTAATACAATGGACAGACTTCATAAATGAAAATCCACAAGGTCAAGTGGGAGCTAAAAGTTCCTGGTCCCCCAGATTATCCTCTACTCCTCACCCAGATCTCCCCACCCCCTTCAGCCACCTGCCCTTGTGTGATTACCACACATAAAACAAACAGGAAAAACATGAACAGCAACAAGTACAAGTACAAAAACACAGTAAAAACAGTAGCATAAAGAAACAAAAGTACAAGCATACATAAACTTAAAGTAGAAATTAATATGTGACTAATCAGCAACAAGTTTAATGTGCATCCCCTATGATGGTTAGATGAGATGTTATAAATCCACACTCATTGGTTTCAGACAAGAATGAAATTTGGAAAATTTGTACAAAATACGTTTTTATTCACATTTgcaaaattattttttcactggTTTTTCAAGTAGACCGGCAATACAGTTCAGTTCAACACATGTACAAAAGGGAAATACAAAATATAAATTAtaaattataaaaataaaaaaacaataattTATCGATTTAAATATAATAAATAGACTGATAGGGTCCCACATGATTGTATTCATGCTTTATATACTGGTAAGGGCGTAGCTTCTGAAATGAGTCTGGATGATCAGTACATCTGTGCTGCAAGGATATCCAATCTTTGCAGATGACGTTTCATCTCTTTCCTGATGAGCTCCCACGCCTGTGCACTGTAGTtctgaaaaacaacaaaaattTCAAATATTAGAGGGGTGACATTTCTTGGCAAAATAATGAACATATTGTATTGAACAACAGAGTAGAACTGGTGCCAGATGTAAAgcttctcagagtaggagtgctgatttaggatcagttttgtcTTTTGAATCACTATAAACAAGGACAGATGAGACCTGATACTAGATCAGCATTTctctgagatgcttgatacaTATGGCCCCAGAACCcactttttttaaatgaacacTGCTCAAGTTTAGCCTAGCCTAGTTTATATTCATTTGATTACATGCATTAAACATGTTGCCATGTGAAACCAAACTCACCATTTTTCTCAGAACCTTACTATTCAACTTCTCGAAGTACCGTTTCAGCCTCCTCTCAGGTTTCATGGCAGGTGATACCTGTTGGACAAAATTAAACAAAACATTAGCGtcatacaggtgtaggatcttcatttgatcaattTTTTTTTTCATCCACGGCAGGAAATGGAACCTTAATGTGTATTCAATGTTTGAAAAGGATTCTAAagattgtaatttccactttaaaatatCAAACTTGATTTGCCATAATGAAATATGAATCAAAGCTTACAAAAAATattcattaattataatccacaataATTTACATTTCTCATTGCTGCAGTATTATTTATGTGACGTCGCAAAATGGCTCAAaatcttcggaaagtattcagaccccttccttttttccaaattttgttaagttacagccttattctaaaatggattaaagaaaaagatcctcatcaatctacacacaatatccaataatgacaatgcaaaaacataaataccttatttacatatgaattcagaccctttgctttgagattcaaaattcagctcaggtgcatcctgttttcattgatcatcctggagatgtttctacactttgattggagtccacccgaAGTAAaatcaactgattggacatgatttggaaaggcacaaacctgtatATTTAAGGTCCTAcatttgacagtacatgtcagagcaaaaaccaggccatgaAGTTGAGGAAATTGTccgcagagctccgagacaagattgtgtcgagatacagatctgggaaagggtactttgtaaccaccaagactttctagagctggccgccaggtcaaactgagcaatcaggggtaGAAGGGCcattgtcagggaggtgaccaagaacctgatggtcactctaacaaagctccagatttcctctgtggggatgggaAAGCTATtgagaaagacaaccatctctgcagtactccaccgatcaggcctttatggtaaagtggccagacggaagccactcctcagtaaaaggcacattgcagcccgcttggaatttgccaaaaggcacctaaaggactttcagaccatgagaaacaagtgtctctatttggcctgaatgccaatcatcacatctggaggaaacgttgcaccatccctacagttaagtatggtggtggcagggactgtgagactagttaggatcgagggaaagatgaacggagcaaagtacagagacatccttgacgaaaacctgctccagagcgctcaggacctcagactggggcaaaggttcaccttccaacagtacaacgaccctaagcatacagccaagcaaacgcaggagtggcttcgggacaagtctctgaatgtccttgagtggccaagccagagcccggacttgacctgatcgaacatcactgaagagacctgaaaatagctgtgcagcaacgcaccctatccaacctgactgatcttgagaggatctgcagagaagaatgacagaaactccccaaatacagatgtgccaagcttgtagcatgatacccaataagactcaaggctgtaatcactgccaaaggttcttcaacaaagtactgagtaaagggtctgaatacttatgtaaatgtgatatttcagttttttattgttaatacatttgcaaaaatgtctaaaacacatgttttgctttgtcattaatgggtattgtgtgtggattgatgagggggaaaatctatttaatcaattttagaaaaagctgtaacgtaacaaaatgtggaacaagtcaaggggttcAATAATTTATATGCACTTAATACGTAGATTTTTCCAATTGTAGAGTTAGTAGGCTACACCTAAACCAGGGCACACCAACAATGTTCCAGGAGAACTACCttgctgtaggttttcactccaaccctaatccacAACACCTGATTAATTAGgtggttgataaactgaatcaggttagttacaactggggttggcgcgaaaacctacaggaaggtaacTCTCCATGAAtggggttggagagccctgaccAAAACAGGGATTATACTTTAAATAGACCCGTTACTTACACAGGAATTAAGGTTCTCCAATTGGCGTTCTAGAATGTTGAGGAAATCGTCCAGGTTTTTCTTGTCCCAGGTGACGGACTTCATATTCCCATCAAACAGTTTTGTGATTTGATAGATGGTCTCTTTCAGGAATATGACTTTGTCCTCAAACTACCCAGGAAGATATAAAAAGAAGATTAGAAACAGTATAGGCTTCTGTTATGGCATCAATATAACATTGGGTCAAGAACACCATACCAAAGCATATCAGAACATAAGTCAAAATTCTAGTCTTTACCTCAGCATTATCTATGTGTCTGTAAAGTGATGTTGGGAAAAGGACAGGGGCATTCTGCTTTGTGATATCTCCTCCCTGGAAAACAATCAATATAGTATGTTCAGTCACATGTCAAATACTTCAAGAGCAATCAAGAGAGACATCAAGTATAGCTTATACTGCAAGTACAGTAGGCCTAATGTAGATAGCGTCTCTAGATCTAGCTGTCATTATAGCCTTAGTGCCCTTTTACTAGGTACATTCAAATATAGGCTAACAGTTTTTTTTAACACAGATGCTAAACATGAAACACATTACTATTTTGCTTGGTTGGTTGTTTTGCTGTCCTTAATACATGCA
Proteins encoded in this window:
- the LOC135555045 gene encoding interferon a3 isoform X1 translates to MYTMQSWSCIFLIICSMQSVCHCCDWIRHHYSHLSAEYLSLLDQMGGDITKQNAPVLFPTSLYRHIDNAEFEDKVIFLKETIYQITKLFDGNMKSVTWDKKNLDDFLNILERQLENLNSCVSPAMKPERRLKRYFEKLNSKVLRKMNYSAQAWELIRKEMKRHLQRLDILAAQMY
- the LOC135555045 gene encoding interferon a3 isoform X2, whose product is MQSVCHCCDWIRHHYSHLSAEYLSLLDQMGGDITKQNAPVLFPTSLYRHIDNAEFEDKVIFLKETIYQITKLFDGNMKSVTWDKKNLDDFLNILERQLENLNSCVSPAMKPERRLKRYFEKLNSKVLRKMNYSAQAWELIRKEMKRHLQRLDILAAQMY